One Leptospira meyeri genomic region harbors:
- a CDS encoding type I restriction-modification system subunit M: MTEPQQNQLGKTLWNIADQLRGSMNADDFRDYMLSFLFLRYLSDNYEAAAKKELGKDYPKLADADNRTPLNVWYEANPKDTVEFEKQMRRKLHYVVEPQFLWSHIGELARTQDKDLLKTLQKGFKYIEEESFASTFQGLFSEINLSSEKLGKNYEERNKKLCAIISKIAEGIRQFSSDLDILGDAYEYLIGQFAAGSGKKAGEFYTPQQISTILSAIVTLDSQDPSTGKKKKLEKVLDFACGSGSLLLNVRNQILKEGGSIGKIFGQEKNITTFNLARMNMLLHGVKDTEFEIHHGDSLLNEWELLNNPNPAKKMHFDAIVANPPFSLRWEPSEALGEDFRFKSYGLAPKSAADFSFLLHGFHFLSDEGTMAIILPHGVLFRGGAEERIRTKLIQDSHIDTVIGLPSNLFYSTGIPVCILVLKKCKKFDDILFINASEYFEKGKRQNQLSLEHIEKIISTYQFRKEEDKYSRRVGLKEIEKNDYNLNISRYISTAKADEVVDLEQVNAELVSLEKKILEAKKKHNGFLKELGLAELP, translated from the coding sequence ATGACAGAACCACAACAAAACCAACTCGGTAAAACTCTCTGGAACATTGCAGACCAATTGCGTGGTTCCATGAACGCGGATGATTTCCGGGACTATATGCTTTCGTTTTTATTTTTACGTTATCTCTCGGATAACTATGAAGCGGCGGCAAAAAAAGAACTCGGAAAAGATTATCCGAAACTCGCAGATGCAGACAACCGCACTCCTTTGAATGTTTGGTATGAGGCCAATCCCAAAGATACAGTAGAATTTGAAAAACAGATGCGACGTAAACTCCATTATGTGGTGGAGCCGCAATTTCTATGGAGCCATATCGGGGAACTGGCTCGCACCCAAGACAAGGACCTATTAAAAACATTACAGAAGGGATTCAAATACATCGAAGAAGAATCCTTTGCCAGTACCTTCCAAGGTCTCTTTTCAGAAATCAATTTGAGCTCAGAAAAACTAGGCAAAAACTATGAAGAAAGGAATAAAAAACTCTGTGCCATTATTTCCAAAATTGCCGAAGGGATCAGACAGTTTTCCTCCGACTTAGATATCTTAGGTGATGCCTACGAATACTTGATTGGTCAGTTTGCCGCAGGATCGGGAAAAAAAGCAGGGGAGTTTTATACCCCCCAACAAATTTCAACGATCCTTTCTGCCATTGTAACACTCGATAGCCAAGACCCAAGCACGGGAAAAAAGAAAAAACTTGAAAAGGTTTTGGACTTTGCGTGTGGTTCAGGTTCCTTACTCCTCAACGTAAGAAATCAAATTTTGAAAGAAGGCGGAAGTATCGGAAAGATCTTCGGACAAGAAAAAAACATCACAACCTTTAACTTAGCCCGAATGAATATGCTCCTCCACGGGGTAAAAGATACCGAGTTTGAAATCCACCACGGAGATTCTTTGTTAAACGAGTGGGAACTCTTAAATAACCCGAACCCAGCAAAGAAAATGCATTTTGATGCCATCGTGGCAAATCCTCCTTTTAGTTTGCGTTGGGAACCTTCCGAAGCTTTGGGAGAAGATTTTCGTTTTAAAAGTTATGGTCTTGCGCCAAAATCAGCGGCAGATTTTTCTTTTTTACTCCATGGTTTTCATTTCCTAAGTGACGAAGGCACTATGGCCATCATCCTCCCGCATGGAGTTTTGTTTCGCGGAGGAGCCGAAGAAAGAATCCGAACCAAACTCATCCAAGACTCTCATATTGATACTGTTATTGGTCTACCATCTAACTTATTTTATTCGACAGGGATTCCTGTTTGTATTCTGGTTTTAAAAAAGTGTAAAAAATTTGATGATATACTTTTTATCAATGCGAGTGAATATTTTGAAAAAGGCAAACGACAAAACCAACTTTCGTTAGAACATATTGAAAAGATTATCTCCACCTACCAATTCCGAAAGGAAGAAGATAAGTATTCGCGTCGTGTGGGACTCAAAGAAATTGAAAAGAACGATTATAATTTAAATATTTCTCGTTATATCAGTACCGCGAAAGCAGACGAGGTCGTTGACTTGGAACAAGTGAATGCGGAGTTAGTTTCTTTGGAGAAGAAGATTTTGGAAGCGAAGAAGAAACACAATGGGTTTTTGAAGGAGTTGGGGCTAGCGGAGTTGCCGTGA
- a CDS encoding type I restriction endonuclease subunit R has protein sequence MVNELNIETNLVNKLEDLKYKYRKEIRNREDLERNFREHFEALNKVNLTDSEFARLRDEIVNADIYQSAKLIRSRNTFEREDGTPLHYTLVNLNDWCKNNFEVINQFRINTQKSFHRYDVILLLNGIPIVQIELKTLEISPRKAMQQIVDYKNDPGNGYTNSLLCFIQLFIVSNQTNTYYFANNQNQHFSFDADERFLPIYQFATEDNKKVTHLDEFAGKFLPKCTLAQLISRYMVLVASEQKLMVMRPYQIYAVKAIVDCIEQNRGNGYIWHTTGSGKTLTSFKASTLLKDNPNIEKCLFVVDRKDLDRQTREEFNKFQEGCVEENTNTEALVRRLLSTDYADKVIVTTIQKLGLALDGTQKNQYKERLESLREKRIVFIFDECHRSQFGENHNAIKNFFPKAQLFGFTGTPIFSENSSYTRVEGEQASYITTEDVFQKRLHAYTITHAIDDRNVLRFHVDYFKEELKGPKGAKVSDLVSQRAVAEAILEKHDIATHNRKFNAIFATASINEAIAYYGIFKELQEEKVKTDENYRPLLISCVFSPPAEGNRDVQQIQEDLPQEKEDNKEAPEEKKTALLAIIADYNKQYNANHKLSEFDLYYQDVQKRIKDQKYSNADYPRINKIDIVIVVDMLLTGFDSQYLNTLYVDKNLRYHGLIQAFSRTNRVLNDTKPYGNVLDFRNQKNAVDDAIALFSGEEANRAKEIWLVDPAPVVITKYEEAVSKLGEFMKSQGLEFAPEQVNNLHGDEARSQFINLFKEVQRIKTQLDQYTDISHEQTEAIGKVISEDELRSFRGAYLDTAHRFKVENAPNGMETIVHQLDFEFVLFASAVIDYDYIMGLISKYTQKTSKQKMSRDQLVGLLSSSSNMMDEKDEIIAYIGTLKVGEPLSEAEIKSGYIQFKANKFQNELKGVAKKHELAQEALQNFVNSIMDRLIFDADDLSELMAPFDLSWKERTKKELALMEDLVPLLRKLAQGREISGLAVYE, from the coding sequence ATGGTCAACGAGTTAAATATCGAAACGAATCTAGTTAATAAACTTGAAGACCTAAAATATAAGTATCGAAAAGAAATTCGAAATCGGGAGGATCTTGAGAGAAACTTCCGAGAGCATTTTGAAGCGCTGAATAAAGTCAATTTGACAGACTCAGAATTTGCTCGGCTAAGGGATGAAATTGTAAATGCAGATATTTACCAATCTGCTAAATTGATCAGAAGTCGAAATACCTTTGAGAGAGAGGATGGAACACCTCTTCATTACACCCTTGTAAATTTGAATGATTGGTGTAAAAATAATTTTGAAGTAATCAATCAGTTTCGAATCAATACGCAGAAGAGTTTTCATCGATATGATGTGATCCTACTTTTAAACGGGATCCCAATTGTTCAAATAGAACTTAAAACATTAGAAATTAGCCCGAGAAAAGCCATGCAGCAGATCGTTGATTATAAAAACGATCCCGGGAATGGATATACGAATTCACTTCTGTGTTTTATTCAACTATTCATTGTTAGTAATCAAACCAACACATATTACTTTGCAAACAATCAGAACCAACATTTTAGCTTTGATGCAGATGAACGTTTTTTGCCAATATATCAGTTTGCGACGGAGGATAATAAAAAAGTAACTCATCTAGATGAATTTGCTGGGAAATTTCTGCCTAAGTGTACGCTTGCGCAACTGATCAGTCGGTATATGGTGCTTGTGGCAAGTGAACAGAAGTTAATGGTCATGCGTCCTTATCAAATTTATGCGGTTAAAGCAATTGTAGATTGCATCGAACAGAATCGAGGCAACGGATACATTTGGCATACAACCGGGAGTGGGAAAACACTTACATCTTTCAAAGCCTCTACATTGTTAAAGGACAATCCAAATATTGAAAAATGTTTGTTTGTCGTCGACCGGAAAGATTTAGATCGGCAGACGAGAGAAGAATTTAATAAATTTCAGGAAGGATGCGTAGAAGAGAATACAAATACGGAGGCACTTGTCAGGCGACTTCTTTCCACTGACTATGCGGATAAAGTCATTGTGACCACGATTCAAAAATTAGGTCTCGCACTGGATGGAACCCAAAAGAATCAATATAAAGAACGATTAGAATCTTTACGGGAAAAACGGATTGTCTTTATTTTTGACGAATGCCACCGCTCTCAGTTTGGCGAAAATCACAATGCGATTAAAAACTTTTTCCCAAAGGCGCAGCTCTTCGGTTTTACTGGCACTCCTATTTTTAGCGAAAACTCGAGTTATACTCGGGTGGAGGGAGAGCAAGCATCTTATATTACAACAGAAGATGTGTTTCAAAAAAGACTTCATGCCTATACCATCACTCATGCCATTGATGATCGAAATGTTTTACGTTTTCACGTAGATTACTTCAAGGAAGAATTGAAGGGACCAAAAGGGGCAAAAGTTAGTGATTTGGTTTCTCAGAGAGCGGTGGCCGAAGCGATCTTAGAAAAGCATGATATCGCCACTCATAATCGAAAGTTTAATGCGATCTTTGCTACTGCGTCCATCAATGAAGCGATTGCCTATTATGGAATTTTTAAAGAATTACAGGAAGAGAAGGTTAAAACGGATGAAAACTATCGTCCGCTTCTCATTTCTTGTGTTTTTTCTCCCCCTGCCGAAGGGAATCGGGATGTACAACAAATTCAGGAAGATTTGCCTCAGGAAAAAGAGGATAATAAGGAAGCACCCGAAGAAAAGAAGACAGCCTTACTTGCGATCATCGCTGATTATAACAAACAATACAATGCGAACCATAAGTTGAGTGAGTTTGATTTATACTATCAGGATGTGCAAAAAAGGATTAAGGACCAAAAGTATTCTAACGCTGATTATCCGAGAATAAATAAAATTGATATCGTGATTGTCGTGGATATGCTTTTAACGGGTTTTGATTCTCAATATTTGAATACATTGTATGTTGATAAAAACTTGAGATATCATGGTTTGATCCAAGCCTTTTCTCGTACCAATCGAGTGTTAAATGATACGAAACCGTATGGAAATGTATTGGATTTTAGAAACCAAAAGAATGCGGTAGATGATGCCATTGCGCTTTTTTCTGGGGAAGAGGCAAATCGTGCCAAAGAAATTTGGCTTGTGGATCCAGCTCCCGTCGTGATTACGAAGTATGAGGAAGCAGTTTCCAAACTGGGTGAGTTTATGAAATCACAAGGTTTGGAATTTGCACCGGAACAAGTCAATAATTTGCACGGAGATGAGGCAAGAAGTCAGTTTATCAATCTCTTTAAAGAAGTGCAAAGGATCAAAACACAACTCGATCAATACACCGATATTTCCCATGAGCAAACGGAAGCTATAGGAAAAGTGATATCGGAAGACGAACTAAGAAGCTTTCGAGGTGCTTACTTAGATACGGCACACAGGTTTAAGGTAGAAAATGCACCTAACGGAATGGAAACGATTGTCCACCAATTGGATTTTGAATTTGTTCTCTTTGCCTCTGCTGTGATCGACTATGATTACATCATGGGGCTCATCTCTAAATACACGCAAAAAACATCCAAACAAAAGATGAGCCGAGATCAACTTGTCGGGCTACTTTCTTCTAGTTCCAATATGATGGATGAGAAAGATGAAATCATTGCCTATATCGGAACATTGAAAGTGGGTGAACCTCTGAGTGAGGCTGAGATTAAGAGTGGATACATACAGTTCAAAGCAAACAAGTTTCAAAATGAATTGAAAGGCGTTGCTAAGAAACACGAACTCGCGCAAGAAGCCTTACAAAACTTTGTGAATTCGATTATGGACCGGTTGATTTTTGATGCGGATGATTTGAGTGAACTGATGGCGCCCTTCGATTTGAGTTGGAAGGAGAGAACCAAAAAGGAGCTCGCTCTCATGGAAGACCTGGTTCCCTTGCTCAGGAAACTCGCCCAAGGAAGAGAGATCTCGGGACTTGCTGTGTATGAGTAG
- a CDS encoding DUF4411 family protein, giving the protein MTYLLDANIFIEAKNRYYGLDFCPAFWNWILEKNQTGLVQSIDKVADEIAPGDDSLSEWAKERARHIFRNTDTSVLSQLGRVSLWATSQNYEPGAISTFYESADYYLIGHAMAQSSAIVTHEVPSTSTKRIKIPNVCAGLGISFLNPFEMLRRERANFVLGGTV; this is encoded by the coding sequence ATGACTTACCTTTTGGATGCCAATATTTTTATCGAAGCCAAGAATCGATACTATGGGTTAGATTTTTGTCCCGCCTTTTGGAATTGGATTTTAGAAAAGAACCAAACAGGGCTTGTTCAAAGCATTGATAAAGTTGCTGATGAAATCGCTCCTGGGGATGATTCCTTGAGTGAATGGGCGAAGGAGAGGGCTCGACATATCTTTCGTAATACAGATACTTCGGTTCTTTCTCAGTTAGGACGAGTGAGCCTATGGGCAACGAGTCAGAACTATGAACCAGGTGCTATCAGCACATTTTATGAAAGTGCAGATTATTATCTAATTGGTCATGCAATGGCACAAAGCAGTGCGATTGTGACCCACGAAGTTCCCTCTACATCTACAAAGAGAATCAAGATCCCAAATGTATGTGCAGGTCTTGGAATTTCGTTCTTGAATCCGTTTGAAATGCTTCGCAGAGAAAGGGCAAACTTTGTGTTAGGTGGCACGGTATGA
- a CDS encoding ImmA/IrrE family metallo-endopeptidase, with protein MSRNSVSINPNLIIWARERARLSAETLSKRFPKIKEWEGGRLQPTLRQLEDFATAVHVPIGYLFLPEPVQEALPVSDFRTIADRELSRPSPNLLDTLYLCQERQTWYREYMQLHRLESLSFVGSANLSDFPITIARRIETQLGFTIAQRRSFSNWTEALRSFVQKVEEAGVLVMASSIVGSNTHRHLDVEEFRGFALSDTFAPLIFINTSDSKAAQMFTLFHELAHLYLGESGISNASVGQFSEKEIERWCNAVAAEFLMPMEETLAEYNANVPIQDEIQRLAKIFKVSSLVALRRLYDAKKINQRDFWKFFQEEVDRISEIQISGSGGGDFYRTLGVRVGNRFAKAVVTSTLEGQTLFRDAFRMLGFKKNETFYKEARQLGLIA; from the coding sequence ATGAGTAGAAATTCCGTTTCCATCAATCCAAATCTCATCATCTGGGCAAGAGAACGGGCACGCCTGAGTGCCGAGACTTTGTCCAAACGATTCCCAAAAATTAAGGAATGGGAGGGAGGTCGATTGCAACCGACACTTCGCCAATTGGAGGATTTTGCCACGGCGGTTCACGTTCCGATTGGTTATTTGTTTTTGCCAGAGCCAGTGCAAGAAGCACTTCCCGTTTCTGATTTTCGAACCATTGCCGATAGAGAACTTTCTAGGCCTAGTCCCAATCTACTCGATACATTGTATCTTTGCCAGGAGAGGCAAACTTGGTATCGGGAGTATATGCAACTGCACCGACTGGAATCTCTAAGCTTTGTTGGTAGTGCAAACCTTTCCGACTTTCCTATCACCATAGCAAGAAGAATCGAAACTCAACTAGGATTTACCATTGCCCAAAGGCGATCCTTTTCCAATTGGACGGAGGCTCTACGTTCTTTCGTTCAAAAGGTGGAGGAGGCAGGCGTTCTTGTGATGGCAAGTTCTATCGTCGGTAGCAATACGCATAGGCATTTGGATGTAGAAGAATTTAGAGGCTTTGCCCTTTCTGACACTTTCGCACCGCTTATCTTTATTAATACAAGCGACAGTAAGGCGGCGCAGATGTTTACACTCTTCCATGAGCTTGCCCATTTGTATTTAGGGGAAAGTGGAATTTCAAATGCCAGTGTGGGGCAGTTTTCCGAAAAGGAAATCGAAAGGTGGTGTAATGCGGTAGCCGCAGAGTTTTTGATGCCGATGGAGGAAACCCTTGCCGAATACAACGCGAATGTTCCCATCCAAGATGAGATCCAGAGGCTTGCCAAAATATTTAAGGTGAGTAGCCTTGTTGCCCTTCGTAGGCTATATGATGCCAAAAAAATCAACCAACGCGATTTTTGGAAATTTTTCCAAGAGGAAGTAGATCGGATCTCTGAAATCCAAATTTCTGGAAGTGGTGGGGGTGATTTCTATCGTACGTTAGGCGTGCGTGTGGGCAACCGATTTGCTAAAGCTGTGGTAACTAGCACACTCGAAGGCCAAACCCTCTTTCGGGATGCCTTTCGTATGTTAGGTTTCAAGAAAAATGAAACCTTTTATAAAGAGGCGAGGCAGTTGGGGCTCATCGCATGA
- a CDS encoding DoxX family protein — METILRILSTDGSWSSLVLRIALGSVIWMHGAQKLLGIFGGYGFSGTMDFFTKTMGLPWIIALLVILGEFFGGIGLVFGIGTRFFALYTGTILMFAMFLVHWENGFFMNWFGNQKGEGIEFFILFLSISLTLILNGGGKYSLDSFISK, encoded by the coding sequence ATGGAAACAATTTTAAGAATTTTAAGCACGGACGGGAGTTGGTCAAGTCTAGTTTTGAGAATTGCTTTAGGCAGCGTTATTTGGATGCATGGGGCTCAGAAGTTACTTGGGATCTTTGGTGGTTATGGTTTTTCGGGAACGATGGATTTTTTCACTAAGACGATGGGTCTTCCTTGGATCATAGCTCTCTTGGTGATACTGGGTGAATTTTTCGGAGGTATTGGTTTAGTGTTCGGTATAGGAACTCGATTTTTTGCGCTTTATACGGGAACCATTCTAATGTTTGCGATGTTTCTTGTTCATTGGGAAAACGGTTTCTTTATGAATTGGTTTGGTAACCAGAAAGGCGAAGGGATTGAATTTTTCATTTTATTCCTTTCTATATCATTAACTCTGATTCTGAATGGTGGTGGTAAGTACTCATTGGACTCTTTCATATCAAAATAA
- a CDS encoding restriction endonuclease subunit S has translation MKQKEKASLTQMVPDLRFPEFSDAGDWVERKFENLFTIGGGRDYKHLKPGSVPMYGSGGYMLSVNEYLHEGESVCIGRKGTIDKPFFLSGRFWTVDTLFYTHSFRESLPKFILFIFQKIKWTDHNETGGIPSLSKTTIGKISVPIPSLPEQQKIADCLSSLDEVLSLESQKLQSLQSYKKGLLQNLFPAEGETVPKLRFPEFEGAGDWEERKLGDVCEFFSGGTPSKENPKFWNGTIPWISASSMHDTFIETSDQMISNFAVSAGARIVPKNSILILIRGSMLYKRVPICINNVEVAFNQDVKALTPILSISLLFMLYQLISKEISLLSLVGSTGIGAGKIDTEDLKAFTVYLPSLSEQQNIADCLSSVDALIQEQSERIERLKSHKKGLLQGLFPVMGE, from the coding sequence ATGAAACAAAAAGAAAAAGCTTCCCTAACACAAATGGTTCCAGACTTGCGATTCCCTGAGTTTTCCGATGCGGGAGATTGGGTAGAAAGAAAATTTGAGAATCTTTTCACCATTGGAGGCGGGCGGGATTATAAACATTTAAAGCCGGGTAGTGTGCCAATGTATGGATCTGGTGGTTATATGCTTTCAGTCAATGAATATTTACATGAAGGTGAAAGCGTTTGCATTGGACGAAAAGGTACGATTGATAAACCTTTTTTTCTTTCAGGTCGGTTTTGGACAGTGGATACACTTTTTTATACACATTCGTTTCGCGAATCGTTGCCTAAATTTATTCTATTTATCTTCCAGAAGATAAAATGGACTGATCATAATGAAACAGGCGGTATACCCAGTCTTTCCAAAACGACAATTGGAAAGATTAGTGTCCCCATCCCCTCCCTTCCCGAACAACAAAAGATTGCTGATTGCCTTTCTTCCTTAGATGAAGTCCTCTCTCTAGAGTCGCAGAAATTGCAGTCGCTTCAGTCGTATAAGAAGGGTTTGTTGCAAAACTTATTCCCTGCGGAAGGGGAGACGGTTCCCAAGTTGCGGTTTCCTGAGTTTGAAGGTGCGGGGGATTGGGAGGAGAGGAAGTTGGGGGATGTTTGTGAATTTTTTTCGGGAGGGACTCCCTCTAAAGAAAACCCAAAATTTTGGAATGGGACTATTCCTTGGATTAGTGCATCATCGATGCATGATACTTTTATCGAAACATCTGATCAAATGATATCAAATTTTGCGGTAAGTGCAGGAGCAAGAATCGTTCCTAAAAATTCAATTTTGATATTGATACGAGGAAGTATGCTATATAAAAGAGTCCCAATTTGCATTAACAATGTAGAGGTTGCGTTTAACCAAGATGTTAAAGCTCTAACTCCAATTTTGAGTATAAGTTTATTATTTATGTTATATCAATTGATTTCGAAAGAAATATCCCTTCTTTCGTTAGTTGGTTCTACAGGCATTGGGGCAGGAAAAATTGATACTGAAGATTTAAAAGCATTTACAGTTTATCTTCCCTCCCTTTCCGAACAACAAAATATTGCGGATTGTCTTTCTTCGGTAGATGCATTGATCCAAGAGCAGTCGGAGAGGATTGAGAGGTTAAAGTCGCATAAGAAGGGTTTGTTGCAAGGGTTGTTCCCGGTGATGGGGGAGTGA
- a CDS encoding GxxExxY protein produces the protein MEGELIYEEESFKIRGAFFQVYKEMGSGFLESVYQECLEMELKKIQIPFQSQPELQLQYKGEKLLRKFVPDLIAFDKIIIEIKAVKNLAPEHRAKLINYLKASNLKLGFLVNFGHYPQVEIERVVT, from the coding sequence ATGGAAGGTGAACTGATTTATGAAGAGGAAAGTTTTAAAATCAGAGGTGCTTTTTTCCAAGTTTATAAAGAGATGGGTTCAGGATTTCTTGAATCCGTATATCAGGAATGTTTGGAAATGGAATTGAAAAAAATCCAAATTCCTTTTCAAAGTCAACCAGAGCTTCAATTGCAGTATAAGGGCGAAAAGTTATTACGAAAGTTTGTGCCTGATCTCATAGCATTCGATAAGATAATTATAGAAATTAAGGCAGTTAAAAATTTGGCTCCGGAACATCGAGCCAAACTAATCAATTATTTGAAAGCTAGCAACCTTAAACTAGGCTTTCTTGTGAATTTTGGTCATTATCCTCAGGTAGAAATCGAGAGGGTAGTCACTTAA
- a CDS encoding zeta toxin family protein → MSKKRIRIFAGPNGSGKSTFINEFESSDPRYKLGVYVNADEIEKNLKNDHFLDINHYKIQFATDEIQNFFRLSQFSPKKSEILDLWKYFSVTDSKLCIDGNLEINSYIAADLAEFLRQKLLEANISFSFETVMSDKRKLDFLKKAKEADYVIYLYFFCTVDPEINKNRVEIRVKENGHNVPPEKIEERYYRSLDNLKEAIRLSNRAYLFDTSSDTFETLLFAGVTNGVEVEKFTPNKVPSWFINYVVEKKSPPR, encoded by the coding sequence ATGAGTAAAAAACGCATTCGTATTTTTGCTGGTCCTAACGGCTCTGGAAAATCTACATTTATTAATGAATTTGAAAGTTCTGATCCGAGATATAAGCTCGGCGTTTATGTAAACGCAGATGAGATCGAAAAGAATCTAAAAAATGATCATTTTTTAGACATCAATCATTATAAGATACAATTTGCAACGGATGAAATTCAAAACTTCTTTCGCCTTTCCCAGTTTTCTCCCAAGAAAAGTGAAATTTTGGATCTTTGGAAATACTTTTCAGTCACGGATAGCAAGTTATGCATTGATGGAAACTTAGAAATAAATTCTTACATAGCAGCGGACTTAGCAGAATTTCTGAGACAAAAATTGCTCGAAGCAAACATCTCCTTTTCATTTGAAACAGTAATGAGTGATAAGCGGAAGCTTGATTTTTTGAAAAAAGCAAAAGAAGCAGATTATGTAATTTATCTTTATTTTTTTTGCACTGTCGATCCTGAAATCAATAAGAACAGAGTTGAAATCAGAGTGAAAGAAAATGGGCATAACGTTCCACCGGAAAAGATAGAAGAACGCTATTATCGTAGTCTAGATAATTTGAAAGAGGCAATTCGATTGTCGAATCGAGCATATCTTTTTGATACTTCAAGTGATACTTTTGAAACGTTATTATTTGCAGGAGTTACAAATGGTGTAGAAGTTGAAAAATTTACTCCAAACAAAGTTCCTTCTTGGTTTATCAATTATGTAGTAGAAAAAAAATCTCCCCCGCGTTAG
- a CDS encoding DEAD/DEAH box helicase, protein MQKHIETFSDLKLDRSIQKAVVETGYTKPTPIQIQAIPLLLDNHDLLGCAQTGTGKTAAFALPMIHNLISTRAKPNPKQPRSLVLVPTRELAIQVHESFVLYGKYTQIRTAVIFGGVGQNPQAKAIASGLDVLIATPGRLVDLMNQNLVSLKNLEIFVLDEADRMLDMGFIHDIRKIISYLPKRRQNLFFSATMPSEIEKLANSILVEPIRIDITPVSSTVELISQSVMYTELADKKNLLLHLFKDKNFKKTIIFTKTKHGANKISELLNKSGIKTDVIHGNKSQSARQKALEDFRSGKNRALVATDLAARGIDIDDITHVINYEIPYVPETYVHRIGRTARAGKNGIAIAIAEADERSLIKDIEKVIGISIPVDRDHPYHAARVESHTGKAPKIHGSGGGGNRGQRRSSRSGDLSSGRNGNSKQNSKQNSNRSQRQSEKRKPSDSGNRPEPKKSSPSAKKTPKAKISRFR, encoded by the coding sequence TTGCAAAAACACATTGAAACGTTTTCCGATCTGAAATTAGATCGATCCATCCAAAAAGCAGTCGTTGAGACTGGTTATACTAAACCTACACCCATCCAAATCCAAGCCATTCCCTTACTTCTAGACAATCACGATCTGTTAGGTTGTGCTCAAACAGGAACAGGTAAAACCGCTGCTTTTGCTTTGCCTATGATCCACAATTTAATTTCCACGAGGGCAAAACCAAATCCAAAACAACCACGATCTCTTGTGTTAGTTCCCACTCGTGAGCTTGCCATTCAGGTCCACGAAAGTTTTGTTTTATATGGAAAATATACTCAGATTCGAACGGCTGTCATTTTTGGTGGTGTGGGACAAAATCCCCAAGCAAAAGCCATTGCAAGCGGATTGGATGTGCTCATTGCCACGCCTGGTCGCCTGGTCGATTTGATGAACCAAAATTTGGTGTCTTTGAAAAATCTCGAAATATTTGTGTTAGATGAAGCAGATAGGATGTTGGATATGGGTTTTATCCATGACATTCGAAAAATCATTTCGTACTTGCCGAAGCGCAGACAGAATTTGTTTTTTTCTGCAACGATGCCATCTGAAATAGAAAAATTGGCAAACTCAATTTTGGTAGAGCCAATTCGTATCGATATAACACCTGTTTCGTCGACAGTAGAACTCATTTCACAATCTGTGATGTACACAGAACTTGCAGATAAAAAAAATCTTCTCCTTCATTTGTTTAAAGATAAAAATTTTAAAAAAACAATTATCTTTACCAAAACAAAACATGGAGCCAATAAAATTTCGGAACTCTTAAACAAAAGTGGAATCAAAACTGATGTAATTCACGGCAATAAAAGTCAATCAGCTAGACAAAAAGCCTTAGAAGATTTTCGTTCGGGAAAAAACAGAGCCCTTGTCGCAACCGATTTGGCTGCCCGAGGAATAGACATCGATGACATCACCCATGTAATTAATTATGAAATTCCTTATGTTCCCGAAACCTATGTACATCGAATTGGTCGTACGGCACGTGCAGGGAAAAATGGAATTGCCATTGCGATCGCAGAGGCAGACGAAAGGTCACTCATCAAAGACATTGAAAAAGTAATTGGAATTTCGATCCCAGTGGATCGGGACCATCCTTACCATGCAGCGCGGGTTGAATCGCATACAGGCAAAGCTCCCAAAATCCATGGATCTGGAGGTGGGGGCAATCGAGGGCAAAGACGTTCCTCGCGATCGGGAGATCTTTCTTCTGGCCGAAACGGAAACTCAAAGCAGAACTCCAAACAAAACTCAAATCGGAGTCAACGGCAATCGGAAAAAAGAAAGCCAAGTGATTCAGGCAATCGACCTGAGCCTAAAAAATCATCCCCTAGTGCGAAAAAAACGCCAAAAGCAAAAATCTCACGATTTAGATAG